The following coding sequences lie in one Cloeon dipterum chromosome 1, ieCloDipt1.1, whole genome shotgun sequence genomic window:
- the LOC135948202 gene encoding remodeling and spacing factor 1-like isoform X2, whose product MASEAEASCISDPNFAVICSFLERFAETCGIAHPDFKDLQQMLENCEQVDTQLIDLHIKLLRKARKSFTSEKWEKALVKFCHIHNQEDATHIETSGYLKVPLSNKVRILKTLLESQFDMNMKFKAAINKLTASELRLAPLGRDTDGQVYWVQQDDSLNIRVYQEDEDEQSWKLVVNDRESLAQLITKLSGGKLGPAELDRAVLDDDSAQSQDDEDEEIQPDDILLDTGQPEDAKPPGLTNGSHKKKKKKHHEKPINEADANNCEEEEKEEEEEEKDGLEQEKKEVAPVQNEAAAESTDLKRKAEDDTPDAKKSKVEVGEAIEEPLMLVQGEGNGADCDAVFGEAIEEPVMFFCGVGSGRECDTGNPGEGKDEEKEPRKDAAQENKNDNSPSKSAVWSIDQICGTSKPSQSSFSMGMMFGNLAKPTFVSSPEKPSFFNVNFAANAKSAYAPESNQTTKTEDAQNSGEIAQCEHESVADVTSQAQEQSQCKEESSEVKNEEVEPVSERVVNDLTDAKVESPAQTTEESNPLVESAEVVPDQPSTCVSDPDQKNNNCVDAPISENIVAKPKSEETSIPLQDSVNSSESANAADAKDNSCIESLPHDTSTENTIKEEKAPEPTPSSLEDETSMEVDAETCESPLKKKGESEKVPSPDSKVKDCEKTEVAGSTQPVESIPPLEGPSLSLKSTPPPEKPTPSPMEATPPEEPAPPVRPTPPVELAPIPVAPLNEDEPTDVDEKIENNTTDKIETARSKANAQQKPVVKDEEPMEVSLPLEPSEEQCDATKELEDCAAKETISGSLDRKKDDEKAAKSNEKHNDNDSKVALNDDKPENDRADLEKVEKTMNDVPEDSMVKTLELNEAKVEEVVKKEPLTVASALTFDYDPPASPEDQLVIEAPQRAMRGRGRPARRKILGNTTPSPDKNIAESPPAKSTTAPRRGRGRGRGRPPGRPKSGRLDALAGESDDSKDSGSPDVAAEKLDEGFLGKRVSRRIALIRQKEEEERKKKEAEALAEMQRKRELDLLRKQQVDEQSSPESSSEPESEASSNAEVRTKRKYTRRKKKDGDYGADEQLKKKKKKKKKHRRRKGGAGNPWESSDSSDSSEESDGLEPEEEDDYDAVPELKSDHEFSPESDLELGPGEEHQPARRARTATAKKAKAEEEEEEEDEYRCQKCQSGDRPEMILLCDSCDLGCHTTCLKPELHLVPEGDWYCPPCGQNRLIEKLTSTLRELDKASRKKSNAELRKQRLAYVGISLSNILPQKDEETEESEEEQDDSVVSEAGSELKEALKAVDEEEDNASSGSPTTESSASEEEKSEEDEEMYPLRQRRAAATVKYDFQEYDEMINSAIQDEVDLAKGAGNQGKGKDIDTIVNANEEEEEVEGKDKTFEPEKVEKKVEEKEAVKESESEPEEEDDDDDDDDDDLNKTAMKRAARERERLEIIANANMTKKKQKKKSIACLDISSGDDDHASDEDFVGYDSDFDEDEEEEVSMDSGDSDVVRRRGKKGSGPVRRSNRARQSRYDKEFIDDSEASDESVKAKKSKGGRSKGWLGSDFSESEDSESDDSDWRGKKKKKRRTPARARAPARSKKRGGKKKNSKAPARKRPPPKDSDSDKPVVKKPRPPKADRPKSPVVIEKRTTRGKKINYQEIVGSDSDDAKPSRVKAKKQHFVSDEEDFKPEEVETTPNRNGTVLAAKVSSPVKAHVPPPIQLSGPSKNDKPTVITKVPVTDEADELLIPTTLNPPVKVVGVPLEATTPASIPAAAQYSPNKYQLPATPSPQEFQVRPPVRYPTSAPPLTPQQPLPPAAFRGPNVPLRPRFEGKELPMVRGQYQPPSAYQGPPQPFYYGPEDYYDSYPQETPTTFETPTTAPPQGSTGEDEVGEFGGLVSYFSSQREDDLES is encoded by the exons ATGGCGTCGGAAGCGGAGGCTTCATGTATAAGTGACCCTAATTTCGCGGTTATCTGCTCTTTTTTAGAGCGGTTTGCTGAAACATGTGGTATTGCACATCCAGACTTTAAAGATCTGCAGCAAATGTTAGAAAACTGTGAGCAAG TTGACACTCAGCTGATAGATTTACACATCAAGCTGCTAAGAAAGGCCAGGAAGTCATTCACTTCCGAGAAATGGGAAAAAGCCCTAGTAAAGTTTTGTCACATCCACAACCAGGAAGATGCGACACACATTGAAACTAGTGGTTACTTGAAGGTGCCTCTGTCAAACAAAGTTAGGATCTTAAAg ACACTCTTAGAATCCCAATTTGATATGAACATGAAGTTTAAAGCGGCAATCAACAAATTGACTGCTTCTGAACTTCGATTGGCACCTTTAGGTCGTGACACTGATGGTCAAGTCTATTGGGTCCAGCAAGATGACAGCCTCAACATCAGGGTTTATCAAGAAGATGAGGATGAACAATCTTGGAAACTTGTTGTGAA TGACAGGGAGTCTCTTGCACAGCTCATCACAAAGTTGTCAGGTGGGAAGCTGGGGCCTGCAGAGCTTGACAGAGCTGTCTTGGATGATGACAGTGCCCAGAGCCAAGATGATGAGGATGAAGAAATCCAGCCAGATGACATTTTGCTGGACACAGGACAGCCTGAAGACGCCAAACCCCCTGGTTTAACCAACGGCTCAcataagaagaaaaagaagaaacacCACGAAAAACCTATAAATGAG GCTGATGCTAATAACTGCGAGGAAGAGGaaaaggaggaggaggaggaggaaaaagatggGCTAGagcaagaaaagaaagaagttGCACCAGTACAGAATGAAGCTGCTGCTGAATCCACTGATTTAAAACGCAAGGCAGAAGACGACACACCTGATGCCAAAAAGTCGAAAGTGGAGGTTGGCGAAGCAATAGAGGAGCCTCTCATGCTAGTTCAGGGTGAAGGCAATGGAGCAGACTGTGATGCTGTGTTTGGGGAAGCCATTGAAGAGCCTGTGATGTTCTTTTGTGGTGTTGGATCTGGTAGAGAGTGTGACACTGGGAATCCAGGTGAAGGAAAAGATGAAGAAAAGGAGCCGAGGAAAGATGCAGctcaagaaaacaaaaatgacaaTTCTCCATCCAAGTCTGCA GTGTGGAGCATTGATCAAATTTGCGGTACCAGCAAACCAAGTCAGTCGTCATTTTCAATGGGCATGATGTTTGGTAATTTGGCTAAGCCAACTTTTGTGTCCAGCCCTGAGAAGCcttcatttttcaatgttaACTTCGCAGCAAATGCTAAATCTGCTTACGCTCCCGAGTCAAACCAAACTACTAAGACTGAGGATGCGCAAAATTCTGGGGAAATAGCGCAATGTGAGCATGAAAGTGTTGCGGATGTGACTAGCCAGGCCCAAGAACAATCTCAGTGCAAAGAAGAATCTAGTGAAGTTAAAAATGAGGAAGTGGAACCAGTGTCTGAGAGAGTAGTAAATGACTTGACTGATGCGAAAGTTGAAAGTCCAGCACAGACCACAGAGGAATCAAATCCCCTTGTTGAGAGTGCAGAAGTTGTTCCTGACCAACCATCCACGTGTGTATCTGATCCTGATCagaagaataataattgtgttgATGCTCCAATCTCGGAAAATATAGTTGCCAAGCCGAAAAGCGAAGAAACTTCAATTCCATTGCAAGATTCTGTAAATTCCTCTGAGTCTGCAAATGCGGCTGACGCAAAAGATAATTCCTGTATAGAATCTCTTCCCCACGACACCTCAACTGAGAACAcaattaaagaagaaaaagcacCAGAACCGACACCAAGCTCACTAGAGGACGAAACTAGCATGGAGGTTGATGCTGAAACATGTGAGTCACCACTTAAGAAGAAGGGTGAAAGCGAGAAAGTCCCAAGTCCAGACAGCAAAGTTAAAGATTGTGAGAAAACTGAAGTTGCTGGGTCTACGCAACCAGTAGAGTCTATTCCACCACTTGAAGGTCCCTCTCTGTCATTGAAGTCTACTCCACCGCCAGAAAAGCCTACCCCATCCCCGATGGAGGCTACTCCTCCAGAAGAGCCTGCTCCTCCAGTTAGGCCCACTCCTCCTGTGGAGCTTGCACCCATACCAGTTGCCCCTTTGAATGAAGATGAGCCAACGGATGTTGAtgagaaaatagaaaataataccactgataaaattgaaactgccAGGTCAAAGGCAAATGCTCAACAAAAACCAGTTGTCAAAGACGAAGAACCTATGGAAGTATCACTCCCTTTAGAGCCAAGTGAAGAACAATGTGATGCAACCAAAGAATTGGAGGACTGTGCAGCTAAAGAAACCATTTCAGGTTCACTGGACAGGAAAAAAGATGATGAAAAGGCAGCTAAAAGTAATGAGAAACACAATGATAACGATTCAAAGGTAGCATTAAATGATGATAAACCTGAAAACGATCGAGCAGACCTAGAGAAGGTTGAAAAAACAATGAATGATGTACCTGAAGATTCCATGGTTAAAACTCTCGAACTCAACGAAGCTAAGGTGGAAGAAGTCGTAAAAAAGGAGCCGTTGACTGTTGCATCTGCACTTACATTTGATTACGATCCACCAGCAAGTCCAGAGGATCAGCTGGTCATTGAAGCACCACAACGGGCCATGAGAGGCAGAGGTCGACCGGCCAGACGAAAGATTTTGGGCAACACAACTCCATCTCCTGACAAAAATATAGCTGAATCTCCTCCAGCAAAATCCACTACCGCTCCCAGGAGAGGCAGAGGCCGGGGAAGGGGCCGCCCACCCGGAAGACCCAAAA gtggGAGACTTGATGCACTTGCTGGTGAAAGTGACGATAGCAAAGACAGTGGAAGTCCTGATGTCGCAGCTGAGAAGTTGGACGAAG GCTTTCTGGGCAAAAGAGTCAGCCGAAGAATAGCTCTAATACGTCAAAAAGAagaggaggaaagaaagaaaaaggaaGCCGAAGCATTGGCGGAAATGCAGAGGAAAAGAGAGCTGGATTTGCTGCGTAAGCAGCAAGTAGATGAGCAGAGTTCCCCTGAATCATCTTCCGAACCTGAATCGGAG GCATCTAGTAATGCTGAAGTTAGAACTAAAAGGAAATACACaaggagaaagaaaaaa GATGGAGACTATGGGGCTGATGAACAactgaaaaagaagaaaaagaaaaagaagaaacatAGGAGGAGGAAGGGTGGTGCGGGAAATCCCTGGGAATCCTCAGACTCAAG TGACTCATCTGAAGAAAGTGACGGCCTAGAACCAGAAGAAGAGGATGACTATGATGCGGTCCCAGAGTTAAAATCTGATCATGAATTCTCTCCAGAGTCTGATTTGGAATTGGGACCAGGAGAGGAGCACCAACCTGCCAGAAGAGCCAGGACTGCGACAGCCAAGAAAG cCAAAGCTgaagaagaggaggaggaggaggatgaATACAGATGTCAGAAGTGTCAAAGTGGAGACCGTCCTGAAATGATTCTTCTCTGTGACTCGTGTGACCTCGGCTGTCACACAACATGTCTTAAGCCAGAACTGCACTTGGTACCTGAAGGAGACTGGTATTGTCCTCCATGCGGGCAAAATCGTCTCATCGAAAAGCTCACGTCAACCTTGAGAGAACTGGACAAGGCGTCACGGAAGAAGTCAAATGCTGAGCTCAGAAAGCAGCGGCTTGCATATGTCGGCATTTCTCTCTCCAATATCCTTCCTCAAAAG GATGAGGAAACTGAAGAGAGTGAAGAGGAACAGGACGATTCAGTTGTGTCTGAAGCAGGTTCAGAACTAAAAGAAGCTCTGAAAGCTGTTGACGAGGAGGAAGATAATGCCAGCTCAGGTAGTCCTACCACAGAAAGCAGTGCATCTGAAGAGGAAAAGTCTGAGGAAGATGAAGAAATGTACCCACTGCGTCAACGAAGGGCAGCTGCAACTGTTAAATACGATTTCCAAGAATATGATGAAATGATCAACTCTGCAATTCAA GATGAGGTAGATCTCGCCAAGGGTGCTGGGAACCAAGGAAAGGGGAAGGATATTGATACTATTGTTAATGCTaatgaggaggaggaggaggttGAAGGGAAAGACAAAACTTTTGAACCAGAAAAGGTTGAAAAGAAAGTTGAGGAAAAAGAAGCGGTGAAAGAGTCAGAATCTGAGCCAGAAGAAgaggatgatgatgatgacgacgatgaCGATG atttaaacaaaacagcCATGAAGCGTGCAGCTAGGGAAAGAGAACGCTTAGAAATTATCGCAAACGCTAACATGACTAAGAAGaagcagaagaagaagagcaTTGCCTGTCTAGATATCTCAAGTGGCGATGATGACCACGCATCTGATGAAGATTTTGTTGGCTATGACAGTGACTTTGATGAAGATGAGGAGGAAGAGGTGTCCATGGATAGTGGTGATTCCGATGTTGTTCGACGCAGGGGGAAGAAAGGCTCTGGTCCA GTGAGGAGGTCTAACAGGGCCAGGCAATCTCGTTATGACAAGGAGTTCATTGATGACTCTGAGGCATCTGACGAGAGTGTCAAAGCGAAAAAAAGCAAGGGAGGAAGGAGCAAAGGCTGGCTAGGTTCAGATTTTTCTGAAAGTGAAGACTCTGAGAGTGATGATTCAGACTGGAGAGgtaaaaagaagaagaaaagaagAACACCTGCGAG GGCCAGGGCTCCCGCAAGAAGTAAGAAGAGAGgtggtaaaaagaaaaattcaaaagcacCGGCCAGAAAAAGGCCCCCTCCTAAAGATTCTGACTCTGACAAGCCTGTTGTAAAGAAACCTCGTCCACCTAAAGCAGATAGACCAAAGAGTCCAGTGGTTATAGAAAAACGAACAACAAGGGGGAAGAAAATCAACTATCAAGAAATAGTTGGATCAGACAGTGATGat GCAAAACCTAGTCGGGTGAAAGCAAAGAAGCAGCATTTTGTTAGTGACGAAGAGGATTTCAAGCCTGAAGAGGTAGAGACAACCCCAAATCGCAACGGCACAGTGCTTGCTGCTAAAGTTTCATCACCAGTCAAAG CACACGTTCCACCTCCAATCCAACTCTCAGGGCCCTCCAAAAATGATAAACCGACAGTCATAACGAAGGTACCAGTGACTGATGAAGCAGATGAGCTGCTTATTCCCACCACCCTGAATCCTCCTGTCAAGGTTGTTGGCGTTCCTCTTGAGGCAACGACGCCTGCATCGATTCCTGCTGCTGCGCAGTACTCACCAAACAAGTACCAGCTGCCTGCTACCCCTTCTCCACAGGAGTTTCAAGTGCGCCCTCCTGTCCGCTATCCAACCTCGGCACCGCCGCTGACGCCTCAACAGCCTCTGCCACCCGCCGCATTCAGGGGGCCTAACGTGCCGTTGCGGCCGCGGTTCGAAGGCAAAGAGTTGCCCATGGTGCGGGGACAGTACCAACCTCCCTCTGCGTACCAAGGCCCCCCGCAGCCGTTTTACTATGGGCCGGAAGACTACTACGATTCGTATCCTCAGGAAACGCCTACCACCTTTGAAACACCAACAACTGCACCCCCACAAGGCTCAACAGGGGAAGACGAGGTTGGAGAGTTTGGAGGCCTCGTGTCTTACTTCTCAAGTCAGCGCGAAGACGACCTCGAGTCGTAG